A window from Flavobacterium sp. 83 encodes these proteins:
- a CDS encoding ribose-phosphate pyrophosphokinase: protein MSHLEPEAKIFACSQSVYLAEKIAEQYGIPLGKITMSKYSDGEFQPSYEESIRGLRVFIVCSTFPTADNLMEMLLMIDAAKRASARHITAVIPYFGWARQDRKDKPRVPIGAKLVANLLDAAGATRVMTMDLHADQIQGFFEKPVDHLFASTIFIPYIESLGLDNLTIASPDMGGSKRAYAYSKFLNSDVVICYKQRKEANVIDTMELIGEVKGRNVILVDDMIDTGGTLAKAADLMIEKGALSVRAICTHAILSGGAYEKIENSQLSELIVTDSIPLKKESNKIKVLSCAPLFAEVMHMVHHNNSISGKFIM from the coding sequence ATGTCACACCTAGAACCGGAAGCTAAAATTTTTGCTTGTTCACAAAGTGTCTATCTTGCAGAAAAAATAGCAGAGCAATACGGAATCCCATTAGGAAAAATCACTATGTCAAAGTACAGCGACGGTGAATTTCAACCTTCTTACGAGGAGTCTATCAGGGGTTTACGCGTATTTATAGTTTGTTCAACTTTTCCAACTGCCGACAATTTAATGGAAATGTTACTGATGATTGATGCTGCAAAACGTGCTTCGGCAAGACACATTACCGCAGTAATTCCTTACTTTGGCTGGGCTAGACAAGATAGAAAAGACAAGCCAAGAGTTCCGATAGGAGCTAAATTAGTAGCTAATTTATTAGATGCTGCAGGCGCAACAAGAGTAATGACCATGGATTTGCATGCTGATCAAATTCAAGGATTCTTTGAAAAACCAGTAGACCATCTTTTTGCATCGACTATTTTCATACCGTATATAGAAAGTTTAGGTTTAGACAATTTAACGATTGCTTCTCCAGATATGGGAGGTTCTAAAAGAGCTTATGCTTATTCTAAATTTTTAAATTCAGATGTAGTAATTTGCTACAAACAAAGAAAAGAAGCAAATGTTATCGACACCATGGAATTAATTGGTGAGGTAAAAGGTAGAAATGTAATCTTAGTAGATGACATGATTGATACCGGAGGCACTTTGGCGAAAGCCGCAGATTTAATGATCGAAAAAGGAGCATTAAGTGTAAGAGCCATTTGCACGCACGCTATTTTATCAGGTGGTGCTTACGAAAAAATAGAAAACTCGCAATTAAGCGAATTGATAGTTACCGATTCAATTCCGTTGAAGAAAGAATCAAACAAAATCAAAGTATTGAGTTGTGCGCCACTTTTTGCCGAAGTTATGCACATGGTACACCACAACAATTCCATTAGTGGAAAATTTATAATGTAA
- a CDS encoding 50S ribosomal protein L25/general stress protein Ctc, which translates to MKSITIKGSERESVGKVATKALRNAGLVPCVLYGGNQAVHFSAEVMAFKNLVYTPNAHTVEIDLGKGKSFNAILQDIQVHPVSDKILHIDFFQIFDDKEITMEVPVKIVGNSKGVMAGGDLRLNTRKLKVRALPKNLPDFVEADITPLDMGNKLYVTKVPSENFKIMHPDNTVICQVKISRAAMKAAQEAAKAAKAPAKGKKK; encoded by the coding sequence ATGAAATCGATTACAATTAAAGGATCAGAAAGAGAAAGCGTGGGTAAAGTAGCAACTAAAGCCCTACGTAATGCTGGATTGGTTCCTTGCGTATTATACGGAGGAAATCAGGCAGTTCATTTCTCAGCAGAAGTTATGGCTTTCAAAAACTTGGTTTACACTCCAAACGCTCACACAGTTGAGATCGATCTTGGAAAAGGAAAATCATTTAATGCTATTTTACAAGACATTCAGGTTCACCCGGTGTCTGACAAGATTTTACATATTGACTTCTTTCAAATTTTTGATGACAAAGAAATCACTATGGAAGTTCCTGTAAAAATCGTTGGTAACTCTAAAGGAGTTATGGCAGGTGGAGATTTACGTTTAAATACACGTAAATTAAAAGTAAGAGCTTTACCTAAAAATCTTCCTGATTTTGTTGAGGCTGACATTACACCACTTGACATGGGTAACAAATTATATGTTACTAAAGTGCCATCAGAAAACTTCAAAATCATGCACCCAGACAATACAGTAATTTGTCAAGTGAAGATTTCTCGTGCTGCTATGAAAGCGGCTCAAGAAGCAGCAAAAGCAGCGAAAGCTCCTGCAAAAGGAAAGAAAAAATAA